From Pagrus major chromosome 9, Pma_NU_1.0, the proteins below share one genomic window:
- the LOC141001917 gene encoding uncharacterized protein: MVAVDTMVAVETLVAVDRLVAADRLVAADRLVAADRLVATDRLVAVDRLVAADRLVAADRLVAVDRMEAVKRLVAVDSSEAMTSMVAVDLLVNLNRKINRNTSTGTSSATSMSIVTRRGRSAAGPPAAPAPVTLSR, from the exons ATGGTGGCTGTGGACACTATGGTGGCTGTGGAAACTTTGGTGGCAGTGGACAGACTGGTGGCAGCGGACAGGCTGGTGGCAGCGGACAGACTGGTGGCAGCGGACAGGCTGGTGGCAACAGACAGACTGGTGGCAGTGGACAGGCTGGTGGCAGCGGACAGACTGGTGGCAGCGGACAGACTGGTGGCAGTGGACAGAATGGAGGCAGTGAAGAGACTGGTGGCAGTGGACAGCTCAGAGGCCATGACCAGCATGGTGGCAGTGGACCTGCTGGTGAATTTAAACAGGAAGATAAACCGAAACACAAGCACAGGCACAAGCTCGGCCACAAGCATGTCGATTGTCACAAGAAGGGGAAGGAGTGCAGCGGG TCCTCCAGCAGCCCCTGCACCAGTGACTCTGAGTAGATGA
- the LOC141002094 gene encoding endoribonuclease YbeY-like produces MGVVLRNLQKVVPLRRARLRRDVDTLRHILGVQKFDLGIICVDNHRIQQINSIYRKKNVPTDVLSFPFYEDLRPGKLPCPLYRDELNLGDIFLGVEFVMKQCQEDSLDLHGALTAVTAHGICHLLGYRHETEEEWTEMLQREKYILSEYNRLTGRHLEPLMKRCTQDR; encoded by the exons ATGGGAGTAGTACTGCGGAACCTCCAAAAGGTGGTGCCTCTCCGCCGCGCCAGGCTGCGCAGGGATGTTGACACGCTCAGACACATCCTGGGCGTCCAGAAATTTGACCTGGGCATCATCTGCGTGGACAACCACAGGATCCAGCAGATTAACAGCATatacaggaagaaaaatgtgcCTACGGACGTCCTCTCGTTTCCATTCTACGAG gacCTGAGACCCGGTAAGCTGCCATGCCCCCTCTACAGAGATGAGCTGAACCTGGGGGACATTTTCTTGGGGGTAGAGTTTGTGATGAAGCAGTGTCAGGAGGACTCATTAGACCTGCACGGGGCCCTCACT GCCGTCACTGCACACGGTATCTGTCACCTGTTGGGCTACAGACatgagacagaggaagagtggACCGAG ATGCTGCAGAGGGAAAAATACATCCTCAGTGAGTACAACAGACTTACAGGAAGACATCTGGAGCCGCTGATGAAGAGATGTACTCAGGACAGGTGA
- the mcm3ap gene encoding germinal-center associated nuclear protein, whose product MNPSNPFGSPQGGAFQAPSNTMKTGLFQSFGQQSSSNQPQNMGFYQPSAFGQPPPQGGTIFGQTPAFGQSSSQPPSLPAVSQAPAFGQPSLAMSSSGFGSTTAPAFGQTSAPNPSSVFGQTPAFGQPSAFGQAPGFSQQPQGFGKQPPPAYGQQPSGFGNSQMSTASAAALGQPQPLGFGQSVFGQPTSTTANTSVFGTGQSVTQQSRGFGSTKFSFKPANEALFKPIFSASPEPANPQTTSMSSSPFGSSGAQTSTSTMSSGTATTTGFSLLTGAKSGQLGFSFSQPAAAPSISAQNNPLTAGSSSGPSNTQLQFTFSQPAAPSSSNAQAATTQPTTPSSFSFSDKGTQPQATPLFGGTNFGQHSAFGDVKPRTETSTDDKGSNLEGLGETNVFARLGKGTKRKDDPAVPTTGPEKPATEEEVPADAESPRHPPKRPLMRSRAPLGGLFGRALSDLRRDGPSPARREAVKENQQQAATWEETEREDVKAKSDNLPATPPMAQTLTRDMPEKAEELDAAKPPDQNLETPPPVKRGVRRESSESLSGMSPTDCTSIQCRNLSPALNKKDIIEKHFGRFGRVRKVFCRPAKNMAIVHFDDHTSAARAKKKGKVLQRQELLLLWQRKKQSPGDKASRPAAGTEEAEAENQEDTESKASSSPLRRPGLRAPAIGSMATFSRSSPVKKSSLAKSLQFDTEPQKESSSEAQSSERPVPSSLLHLIGQVAETAEDKYRLLEQRDKILRQGRPKRTDLDLSKVFVGTCPDMCPEKERFMRETRKQLSIFEVILDTEMVDHTAAIKEYSRSSADQEEPLPHDLRPLPVLSMTMDYLVTRIMDQGHDNYRDWYDFVWNRTRGIRKDIIQQHLCCPDTVTLIEKCTRFHVHCAHHLCEERVSSFDAKINNENMTKCLQSLKEMYQDLAMEQTFCPREAEFRQYNVLLKLNDGDILREVQQFRDEVRNSPEVKFAVQAFAAVNSNNFVRFFKLVKGASYLASCLLHRYFNQVRAKALKTLNLAHTVGPRSTAFPLEDIVRMLMFRNAAEASDFTQQYGLNVNDDMVELSRITYQEPDPPLSQKKSEVILAKKTVLIGEVVNGGPLPTLPQHTTVCSFDFQNKYRGEGHLAEPAPSQFKAIAAKVEVMPPPSVVTQVMPTVPDETGETIEPYHSPARPADTQQLFQPIPQPQPVKPPSPPPKPVYSNEDVMAVLDCVIEEVVEAGVREVAHAGTSYATTALAESSVQAESLVTEVVGQMLQEMSSTEIKLEQERVAEEKRKLEEARRRQEHEAFLVQFSFSLCSEIIHEVLDESVKETAASEIQLAVNEKADCVAKCTEQVCTSLVEETLNTDIALLVEDILEDELQRIHKYINRWRNVVAVRRQLKRQMRGFPAAPCCVDPRFKLKALAPSAPAQPSIADLARGLVNLGNAGTLALSSTRLLKMRREVIHQLRVHYFYQKLLDETVWAPLDLPALVTENLSSPPGRIFWKAVLLLPSEDDSVSSLADRILSDWLEVKLGGGKGSEESEGQPDGTLQTLCVTNTLQEKEQQIHKVHISVKASRGPLTEDGLSKMEELCELHGTGALITLLPAAPIVDPGQDEQDVPLLSALLQLKQLQQASSWHCPLPLVILVPGPDGGAGVTQKLEEALMLPTLVMEGLISEYTFLFIPETTSDLQGSNQLSQALRWLLARGPPPFPLSCQTLVQLIEAALSREFSPRVYAHRQERAAACLPPEDPAPVIQLYNAVLAHIADKVSSQELSRLSWPPGEFCLPDTRDFVPHQGWNSVQHLAWLRKAILSLQLPLWEQLSSTDSWKELCSSIFRYATEIPVSRRSQPLLMSRLENLLQRVRLKSHRTRVPGSKVTTGTLDDEDEIMSLAFSRIPWDDVLVICIDHKLKDWQIPEPPVCEDAVTEDGEILVYFPTESVKGFEPPEDWTQAIRQTHREKQQQEKEGVSAAACAAPTSLSLRQRLFHSLLEPLEAPTAPLDITHTPTAQELLAHRVLQSLEEEKAESKRSMEQLQHWLDGDPVDHLSTPLFIPSSTLLSMPTTIAHAPTAKTRDAALPQEPEPDDLLDRADWPRATPVSMAWRLKELERQILASQEEELACRLKLSGLLSIVDD is encoded by the exons ATGAATCCGTCCAATCCGTTTGGCAGTCCACAAGGTGGAGCTTTCCAAGCTCCAAGCAACACTATGAAGACTggattgtttcagtcatttggACAGCAGAGTTCAAGCAACCAGCCCCAAAATATGGGGTTTTATCAACCATCAGCGTTTGGACAGCCCCCACCTCAGGGAGGTACCATCTTTGGACAGACTCCTGCCTTCGGACAGTCGTCTTCACAGCCCCCCTCGCTGCCTGCAGTAAGCCAGGCGCCAGCATTTGGACAGCCATCATTAGCAATGAGCAGCTCAGGCTTTGGTAGTACCACTGCACCAGCTTTTGGACAGACTAGTGCACCGAACCCAAGTTCAGTCTTTGGGCAGACACCTGCATTCGGGCAGCCTTCTGCATTTGGGCAGGCTCCAGGATTTAGCCAGCAGCCTCAGGGGTTCGGCAAACAGCCACCACCAGCGTATGGTCAACAGCCTTCCGGGTTTGGAAACTCTCAGATGTCTACTGCCTCCGCCGCTGCCTTAGGGCAGCCTCAGCCACTGGGTTTTGGACAGTCTGTGTTTGGACAGCCGACATCTACCACCGCCAACACCAGTGTATTCGGCACAGGTCAGAGTGTGACCCAGCAGAGCAGAGGCTTCGGATCAACCAAGTTCAGTTTCAAGCCAGCCAACGAGGCACTGTTCAAACCCATCTTCAGTGCTAGCCCTGAGCCGGCTAACCCTCAAACTACTTCAATGTCCAGCTCACCTTTTGGGAGCAGTGGTGCCCAGACGAGCACCAGCACCATGAGTAGCGGCACCGCCACCACGACCGGATTCTCTTTATTGACCGGGGCTAAATCTGGACAGCTGGGCTTCAGCTTCTCCCAGCCGGCTGCAGCCCCCTCTATCTCTGCTCAAAACAACCCGCTTACAGCCGGCAGTAGCAGCGGACCCTCCAACACTCAGCTGCAGTTCACCTTTTCACAACCAGCCGCCCCTTCCAGCTCCAACGCTCAGGCAGCCACCACCCAGCCCACCACCCCATCATCTTTCAGCTTCTCAGACAAAGGCACCCAGCCCCAGGCAACACCCCTGTTTGGAGGAACGAATTTTGGTCAGCATTCAGCTTTTGGAGATGTCAAACCTAGAACAGAAACAAGCACAGATGATAAAGGGAGCAACCTTGAGGGTCTGGGGGAGACAAATGTATTTGCACGATTAGGCAAAGGCACTAAGCGCAAGGACGACCCAGCTGTCCCCACCACTGGTCCAGAGAAGCCTGCCACAGAAGAGGAGGTTCCAGCAGATGCAGAGTCACCAAGACATCCCCCAAAGAGGCCCCTAATGAGGTCCCGCGCCCCACTAGGAGGCTTATTCGGTCGGGCACTGAGTGATCTTCGTCGAGATGGTCCTAGCCCAGCGAGGCGCGAGGCCGTGAAGGAGAATCAGCAGCAAGCAGCGACATgggaggagacggagagggaggaCGTCAAAGCAAAGAGTGACAACCTACCTGCTACACCACCCATGGCGCAAACACTGACCAGGGACATGCCAGAAAAAGCTGAAGAATTAG ATGCAGCAAAACCTCCAGACCAGAACCTCGAAACCCCACCCCCTGTGAAACGTGGCGTACGCAGGGAGAGCTCGGAGAGTCTGAGCGGCATGTCTCCCACCGACTGCACCTCCATCCAGTGCAGGAATCTTTCTCCAGCCCTCAACAAGAAGGACATAATTGAGAAGCACTTTGGTCGTTTCGGCAGAGTCCGAAAGGTCTTCTGCCGGCCGGCCAAGAACATGGCCATAGTACACTTTGACGACCAT acGTCAGCGGCTCGGGCGAAGAAGAAAGGCAAAGTCCTGCAACGACAGGAACTCCTTCTGTTGTGGCAGAGAAAGAAGCAGA GTCCAGGTGACAAAGCGAGCAGACCTGCAGCAGgaacagaggaggcagaggcagaAAATCAGGAGGACACTGAGTCTAAGGCCTCTTCCTCCCCACTCAGACGACCTGGTCTCAGAGCTCCAGCAATCGGCAGCATGGCCACCTTCAGCCGCAG TTCTCCAGTGAAGAAGTCATCATTGGCCAAGTCTCTGCAGTTTGACACCGAACCTCAGAAAGAGAGCAGCTCAGAGGCCCAGAGCTCAGAGCGCCCagtcccctcctccctcctccacctcattGGCCAGGTGGCTGAGACCGCTGAGGACAAGTACCGCCTCCTGGAGCAGCGAGACAAGATCCTGCGTCAAG GTCGGCCCAAGAGGACGGACCTGGACCTGTCTAAGGTGTTTGTGGGTACATGTCCTGACATGTGTCCAGAGAAGGAGAGGTTCATGAGGGAAACACGGAAACAGCTGAGCATATTCGAGGTCATCCTGGATACTGAGATG GTGgatcacacagcagccatcAAGGAGTACAGTCGCTCATCAGCCGACCAAGAGGAGCCCCTGCCCCACGACTTGCGCCCCCTGCCTGTGCTCAGCATGACAATGGACTATCTGGTGACTCGGATCATGGACCAGGGTCATGACAACTACCGGGACTGGTATGACTTCGTCTGGAACAGAACCCGCGGAATCCGCAAG GACATCATCCAGCAGCACCTGTGCTGTCCAGACACGGTGACGCTGATTGAGAAGTGCACACGCTTCCACGTGCACTGTGCTCACCACCTTTGTGAGGAGCGTGTCTCATCGTTCGACGCCAAGATCAACAACGAGAACATGACAAAGTGCCTGCAGAGTCTCAAAGAAATGTACCAGGACTTGGCCATGGAGCAGACCTTCTGCCCCCGGGAGGCAGAGTTTCGCCAGTACAATGTGCTGCTGAAACTCAATGACGGAGACATCCTGCG TGAGGTGCAGCAGTTCCGTGACGAGGTGCGCAATTCCCCTGAGGTGAAGTTCGCCGTGCAAGCGTTCGCTGCGGTCAACAGCAACAACTTTGTGCGCTTCTTCAAGCTGGTGAAAGGAGCCTCTTACCTCGCCAGCTGCCTCCTGCACAGATACTTCAATCAG GTCAGAGCTAAGGCCCTGAAGACCTTGAACCTGGCTCACACCGTGGGTCCTCGATCAACTGCGTTTCCACTGGAGGACATCGTACGGATGTTAATGTTCCGCAACGCTGCAGAGGCATCTGACTTCACCCAGCAGTACGGCCTCAATGTCAACGATGA TATGGTCGAGCTGAGTCGGATCACCTACCAGGAGCCAGACCCGCCTCTGTCCCAGAAGAAGTCGGAGGTCATCCTGGCAAAGAAAACGGTGCTGATTGGAGAAGTGGTGAACGGCGGACCCCTCCCCACCCTCCCACAGCACACCACTGTCTGCAGCTTCGACTTCCAGAACAAGTACCGAGGAGAAGGCCATCTGGCTGAGCCCGCTCCGAGCCAATTCAAAG CTATTGCTGCCAAGGTGGAGGTTATGCCACCCCCCAGCGTGGTGACACAGGTCATGCCAACTGTGCCAGATGAGACTGGAGAGACCATTGAACCGTATCACAGCCCGGCCCGACCAGCAGACACTCAGCAGCTGTTTCAGCCAATACctcaacctcagcctgtcaaacctccatcacctccacccaAACCGGTGTACAGCAACGAG GATGTTATGGCCGTACTGGACTGTGTGATTGAAGAGGTGGTTGAAGCAGGAGTGAGGGAGGTAGCCCACGCTGGCACCAGCTACGCCACAACAGCTCTTGC GGAGAGCAGTGTGCAGGCGGAGTCCCTGGTGACTGAGGTGGTGGGACAGATGCTGCAGGAGATGTCTTCCACTGAGATCAAGCTGGAACAGGAGCGTGTAGCCGAAGAGAAACGCAAGCTTGAAGAAGCCAG GAGGAGGCAGGAGCACGAGGCCTTCCTGGTTCAGttcagcttctctctctgcagcgaGATCATCCACGAAGTTTTAGACGAGAGCGTCAAGGAGACGGCTGCCTCTGAGATCCA GCTGGCAGTGAACGAGAAAGCAGACTGTGTGGCTAAATGCACAGAGCAGGTCTGTACCAGTCTAGTTGAGGAGACGTTGAACACAGACATCGCTCTGTTGGTTGAAGACATCCTTGAAGATGAGCTGCAACGCATCCACAAGTACATCAACAG GTGGCGTAATGTGGTGGCGGTACGCCGGCAGCTGAAGAGACAGATGAGAGGTTTCCCTGCAGCTCCTTGCTGTGTGGACCCTCGATTCAAACTGAAGGCTCTGGCTCCCAGCGCCCCAGCACAGCCCTCCATAGCAGATCTGGCACGTGGTCTGGTCAACCTGGGGAACGCCGGCACCTTGGCCCTCTCCAGCACCCG GTTGTTGAAAATGAGACGAGAAGTGATCCACCAGCTGAGAGTCCACTACTTCTACCAGAAGCTGCTCGA TGAGACAGTGTGGGCCCCACTCGACCTGCCGGCACTGGTGACGGAAAACCTCTCCAGCCCACCTGGCAGAATCTTCTGGAAAGCTGTTCTCCTCTTACCGAGCGAAGACGACAGTGTATCCAGCCTGGCAGACAG GATCCTGTCTGACTGGCTGGAGGTGAAGCTGGGTGGTGGTAAGGGCTCAGAGGAGAGTGAAGGGCAGCCTGATGGGACACTGCAGACGCTCTGTGTCACCAACACACTCCAGGAAAAAGAACAACAGATTCACAAAGTCCACATCAGTGTCAAG GCGTCCCGTGGCCCTCTGACTGAAGATGGCCTGTCCAAAATGGAGGAGCTCTGTGAGCTCCATGGGACCGGAGCTCTGATCACGCTGCTCCCCGCCGCTCCCATCGTCGACCCCGGGCAGGACGAGCAGGACGTTCCTCTGCTGTcggctctgctgcagctcaaacagctgcagcaggccAGCAGCTGGCACTGCCCGCTGCCTCTGGTCATTCTGGTGCCAGGGCCCGACGGTGGTGCCGGTGTTACACAGAAACTTGAAGAAG CCCTGATGCTGCCCACTCTCGTGATGGAAGGCCTGATATCAGAGTACACATTCCTCTTCATACCAGAGACCACAAGTGACCTCCAGGGATCCAACCAG CTGAGTCAGGCTCTGCGTTGGCTGCTGGCTCGCGGTCCACCACCCTTCCCCCTCTCCTGTCAGACCCTAGTGCAGCTCATAGAGGCCGCTTTGAGTCGTGAGTTCAGTCCCAGAGTTTACGCCCACCGCCAGGAGCGGGCCGCTGCATGTCTTCCTCCTGAGGACCCTGCGCCTGTCATCCAGCTGTACAACGCTGTCCTTGCTCACATTGCTGACAAAGTGTCGTCTCAGGAGCTCAGCAGACTCTCGTGGCCACCAGGCGAGTTCTGCCTGCCTGATACCCGTGACTTTGTCCCTCATCAGGGCTGGAACTCAGTTCAGCACCTTGCCTGGCTGCGCAAAGCAATCCTCAGCCTGCAGCTGCCACTGTGGGAGCAGCTTTCTTCCACAG ACTCATGGAAAGAACTCTGCTCCTCCATCTTTCGCTACGCCACTGAGATCCCCGTCTCACGCCGCAGTCAGCCTCTCCTAATGTCACGGTTGGAAAACCTTCTGCAAAGGGTCCGGTTAAAGAGTCACCGTACCCGAGTCCCTGGATCGAAGGTAACCACGGGCACCTTGGACGACGAAGACGAGATCATGAGTCTGGCATTCAGTCGGATTCCCTGGGACGACGTGCTGGTGATTTGCATCGACCACAAGCTGAAGGACTGGCAGATCCCTGAACCACCTGTCTGTGAAG ATGCTGTGACAGAGGACGGGGAGATCCTGGTTTACTTCCCCACAGAGTCGGTGAAGGGTTTTGAGCCACCTGAGGACTGGACCCAGGCCATCAGGCAAACccacagagagaagcagcagcaggagaaggaAGG GGTGAGTGCAGCAGCCTGTGCCGCGCCCACCAGTCTGTCCCTGAGGCAGAGGTTGTTCCACAGTCTCCTGGAGCCGCTCGAGGCCCCGACAGCCCCGCtggacatcacacacactcccacagcTCAAGAGCTACTGGCCCACAGAGTCCTCCAGAGCttagaggaggagaaggctgAGAGCAAAAG GAGCATGGAGCAGCTTCAGCACTGGCTGGACGGTGACCCTGTGGACCACTTGTCCACACCACTCTTCATTCCATCCTCCACTCTGTTGTCCATGCCCACAACAATAGCTCATGCACCCACAGCCAAGACGAGGGATGCAGCTCTCCCTCAG GAGCCGGAGCCCGATGATCTGTTGGACAGAGCAGACTGGCCTCGAGCCACGCCCGTATCTATGGCATGGAGACTGAAGGAGCTGGAGCGACAGATTTTGGCGAGTCAAGAGGAAGAACTGGCCTGCAGGCTGAAGCTGAGTGGTCTGCTGAGCATTGTGGATGACTGA